CTATCACTTCTCATATTAAAGCATTAGAACGCGAAGTTGGCGGAGAGTTATTCACTTATACTAAACGAGAGTTAAAATTGACTGCTCTAGGAAAAGAATTAATACCTTTAACCGACGAACTGTTATATACGTATAAACGTATATCTCATCTGAAAACTCATAATAAGGTCAGCGGCGAGCTGAAAATTGCTGCACCTGAGTCCCTAACTATTTCAAGATTAGGACCTATTCTAAAAAAATATTCAACTAAGTATCCCGATGTTAAGGTTATATTAAGCAATGGAACTTGCGGGCAAAATCAAACAGATCTTATGAGCGGAGATGTTGATGTTGCGTTTATGGTTTGGCCAAAATTAGAAGCAGATAATTTCATTCATCATGAGTTGCATAAAGAAGAAATTGTTTTAATTACAAGCCCGGATAAAAATCAGCACTTTGATGATTATAAAACCGATAGAACTACTGACTTCTTTATAACAAACGAAGAGGGATGCAGTTATCGTTCGATGTTTGAAAAGTATCTGGCTGCTCATAAACTGCCTAAATTTCAAACAATGGAGCTATGGAGTTTAGAAGCAATCAAACAGTCGGTAATGAGCGGATTAGGGTTTTCTGTACTTCCTTATATCACCGTAAAAAATGAGGTTGAAAAAGGATTATTAAACATTCTTGAACACAATGAACAATTTGTGCCCTTTTACTCGCATCTACTCGTCAAGTCAAAAAAGTGGCAATCTCCTGCTGTTGAAAAATTTATTGAGTTAACTCTAGAATCCGTATAAACACGGCCTCGATAAAAATTAATAAACTTTTTTGCATACAAAACTGCCCCTCCAGTTGTCAGTCATTCTAATTAGAGGGGCCAGTTTTTTTATCACAGCACATACTCGAAACCAAGTTAAAAGTGGTAAATTTCTAGATGAATACAAGCCGTTTTTATATAATGATACGTGGAACGAACTGATGCCAATCTATGACCTAAGTTTACTGTCTACTTGCTATCAATAGCGTTCGTGTTAGCTATAGGTGTATTTTGGCAAGGCTATTTTATTAAAAACCTGACTGCAAAACACATTCTTTATTGTATGTACCCCTTTAAAGTAACCTTTTTTAGAGTTTAACTCTTTCTACTAACTGCAGCAATTCTTCATTTGGTCCGTGAAATAAAATCATACGTCCGCCTTCAAGCGTTGGCTGAGGCTCAGATGATAAAAATTCAATTCCTTTGCTCTTATAATGTTGAATCGCCTTATTTATATCCTCTACCGTAAAGGCAAGATGGTTAACAATCCCGCTTTTGTTGTATTCGCCAATTGGATCAATATCTCGAATGAGCTCAATTTCGATCCCCGGCTGTTCTTCAAGATACAAAAAAGCCATCTCTCTTTTTTCGGTAGATCCTTGAAGGCGAACTTTAAAGCCAAACATATCACAGTAGTAGTGAATCGTCTCATCCATATTTCCAACAATAATTGCTGTATGCTCCATTTTTTTAATCATCGATCTTCTCCCTTTCCCCGTATTTAGTAAGTACAAGTAAACTATACCGCAATTTAGGCAATATGTATTTCCATATACCTTGAATCCTGATACTATGGTTAAAAAAATTCAAGCACTCTATCAATGAGTCGGCTATGAGTTGAAAAATAACAAACAAAAAAACAAACCTCATTGGTTTGTTTTGGTTACGTATTTTATAGTCAGTCTCTGTTTCAACAACGTTCGATAAGCCATGTTTTGTACCTTTGTACTGCAAGCGATTTTAATCTCGTACTCAGGCGGTAATCATCTATCTACGATTACGCATGTAATCGTCCGTCTCTCCGTTAAATTCCTTCAAGACAGTTCCCCTACCATTGTTTGGGTTTCTCGCTCGTGGGGTTTACCGCGTTCCACCTTTGCTGTTTCCAGCAAAGCTTCGTCACTGTGGCACTTTCAGGGATACTCGACCATATCCGAGGACTTAGGTGGTTTTTCCCGCCGTCAGCTAAGCTATAAGCCAAGCTGCCCTAGCTTATTTTTTCACTAGGCACGAACACTACGGGCATCTCAGCACCGTGCGAGCATGGACTTTCCTCTACATCAAATGATGCAGCAATTACCTGAACGTTATTTCAGATCGTGTATGAGTAGTATATGCGTTTTAGCTTGCCGAATCAAATGTAACTTTTGGTATGGATTCCAATTCAATTTTTACAGCAAATTAAATAAAATAACTTGTTTCTGTACACTCTTTTTAGTAGGTGAATTACAAGCAAATTCAAGAAATGTTCTCTTCATCCATTTCTACGGGGGATACTTTGTTTCTTTGTAGAATATTCTATAAACCACATAAAAAGATGACAGAGGTGATGAAACATGAACGCTGAGTTAAAATTTGATTTTCATACCCATCACGACCGATGCGGACATGCTCGCGGAACAATTCGAGATTATATAGAGGCATCTATTGATAAAGGCCTTGATATCATTGGGATTTCGGATCATTCTCCTTATTTTGCGAGCGAAGAAGACCAGCCGTTTCCTCACATTGCGATGGGAAAAAGCGCATTCTCCGGATATGTAGCTGAGATTTTGAAACTAAAAGAAGAATATAAACAGAAAATTGAAGTGCTGTTAGGCGTGGAGTCTGATTTCTTTCCCGAGCATGCGGAAATATATCAGAGCTACTATAAAAAATATCCGTTTGACTACATAATCGGCTCTGTTCATCAAGTTGATGAAATCAGTATCTTTCATAAAACGCGTTGGGAAGGGCTTTCTCAAAAAGAAAAGCAGCGCACGAAAGAAACGTATTATCAATTAATTGAAGAATCCGCCCGGAGCAGAATGTTTCAAATCCTTGGCCATATTGATGCCATGAAAGGATTCTATCCCTCTTTTTCTTCTATCGAGACAGCTGTCATTGATCAGACGCTAAAAGTGATTTCGGCACATAACATTGCTATAGAAGTGAATACATCAGGCAAAACCAAAGACTGCGGAGGCTGGTATCCTGCAGACGATATTTTAGAAAGAGCCCTGCACTACGGGGTACACATTACATTTGGTTCTGATGCTCATGACCTAGAGCGTATTGGCGACGACTTTGAACTAGTAAAAAAGCGTCTTAAAGAAATCGGCTTTACGGATTGGGTCTTTTTTAGACAGAAAAAAATGCAGATGACACCTTTATAAAACTTAAATAGACTCACAATAAAAATATGCCTGAAGACACGCAGATGAAGGAACATCTCGTGTTTTCAGGCATGTGTTTTTTACTGAGAAACTTTGACTTTTGTAGATGAAGATAAATCTTCTCTGTTCGTTTCAATTACTTGTTGTTTAGGCGTCATTTTTTCATCGTCCTGACCTATCCTTATAGTTCCTCTACTATCTCCAACACTACTAAATTCCTACATAAAATATCCACATTTCATTTCAACTGTGCTACATTTAACTAAAAATGCTTTCTTAATGAGGGATACAATTGTGAATTTAGATTTAACAGCTTATATAACGCTTATCTGCACGTCTGGTGTTCTTAATCTATACTTATGTTTTTACGTATTTATTAAGCGTCACCACTACGCTAACATTGCGCATTTATTTATTCTTCATACAGGTTTCACTACTATTTATTGTATGGGTGCGGCGTTTAGCTTACTATCCGTTAACCTCGGAGAAATGAAATTTTGGACCGCTATTCAATACGTGGGCATGCCTTTTTCGCCTCCTGCAGGACTGCTGTTTGTTATGCAGTATGTCGGCATAAAAGTAAGGAAAAAACATATTTTCACCCTTTTTATCATTCCTTTTATTAGTTTGATTATGGTCGCAACAAATGACTGGCATCACCTTCATTACCGCGTGTTTGAAATTGATCCCGTTCTAGGTGCTCCTTACGTTCATCAAGAAATTGGACCATGGTACACAATTCACGGCATGTTCATCTTTTCGTCTATGTTCGTTGCTTTTTTGCTCGCCGTTTACCGCTGGAAAGAAACAGCCAAAGCTTATCGCCTGCAGTTAATTTCATTAATGGTCGGTCAATTAGTCCCTATCGTCACAGCTTTTATCTATTTAATGGGCTTTACGCCGCAGGGAATTGATCCAGTTCCGATGGTTTTATGGGTTTCTTCATTTTTATATTTATGGTCCATTAACTCATCGCGTATGTTTACAGTCATGCCCGTTGCGAAAGACGCGATATTTAACAGCATCAATGACGGTGTTATCGTGCTTGATGAATCCTACAGACTAATTGAATTTAATCTAGCGTCTAAAAACATGTTTCCGCAGCTAAAAAAGTCGATGCTTGGAAAACATTTTGCTGATATTTGGGGGACGCTATCGGGCAGTTCATTTCCTTTTGCATTCGAAAATAAAAACAGCAGTCAAGAGCTGCAGCTTTTTTCTGAGGATCAATCTCCGTATACGTATCAAGTTCGCACTTCTCCTTTGCAGTATGCTAACAACAGTCACGGCTTGCTGCTTATTTTTACGGATATCACGGAGCTAAAAAGACTTCAGCTAAAGCTTGAAAATCAAGCTTATTACGATGAGCTGACGCAAATTTATAATCGCAGGGCATTTTTTCAGCACAGCAAGCAAGCGTTCGATGAAGTAAAAAAGTCCGCATCTTCTTTTACACTTTTTTTACTTGATATTGATTATTTTAAAAAAGTGAACGATACGTATGGCCATTATACCGGCGATCAAGTGCTTGTACATGTCGTAAAAGCCTGCCAGTCCGTATTATCACAAGGAGCCCTTTTTGCTCGGTACGGCGGTGAAGAATTTGTACTCGCGCTAAAGGGCTATACTTTATCTCAAGGTGAAACGCTTGCTGAGCAAATTCGCCGTCACGTCGAGACTCACCCCTTACTGATTAATGAAGAAACCATTTCTGTTACGCTAAGTCTTGGAGTAGCACAAGCGGAAAAACAAGAAAATGAAACGTTAGATGAGCTGTTGAATAAAGCAGATATCGCCCTGTACGCTGCCAAACAAAACGGCCGCAACCAAGTACGTGTGTATGAAGAGAAAAAAGAAATACTAAAAAGAACCTGAACAGCACTGTTTCGGTTCTTTTTGCTTTTGACTAATATTCTTTCATTTATCAAGTAAAAGTGCGAAAAGACTTGATTTTGTTTATGTATTTGAAAACAGCTTATCCTATAAACTATATGTAGATCAAAAAAAGGAGAGATAGAGATGAAGATTACACATATTCGAAATGCCACTTTACTTGTTGAATACGGGGGAAAAACGTTTTTAATTGATCCCATGTTAGCGAAGAAAGGAACGTACCCTCCTTTCCCAAATTCGATCAGACAAGATCAAAACAATCCTTTAGTAAGCTTACCGTTATCCGTTGAAGAGATTATTGAGGGTATTGATGCCGTAATTCTCACTCACCTTCATTTGGACCATTTTGACGATGCCGCTAAACAGGCGTTGCCAAACGATATCAAAATGTTCGTTCAAAATGAAGAAGATGCCGCAGTAGTAAGAGCTGATGGTTTTAAAAATGTAGAAGTACTAACAAAGAACACGGTCTTTGAAGGCATCCAATTATCCAAAACAAAAGGTGAACACGGAAGAGGAGAAATTTTAAAGCGTACTGGTTTAGTATGCGGCGTTGTTTTTAAACACAAGAGCAAAAAAACGCTTTATGTAGCTGGAGATACGGTATGGTATTCCGCTGTTGAAGAAGAAATCAACACCCATCAACCGGATGTCATTATCGTAAACGGCGGCGATAATCAGTTTTTAGAAGGCGGTTCTCTTGTGATGGGGAAAGAAGATATTTACGAAGTACACAAAGTGGCCCCTCATGCTACGATTCTTTCTGTTCATATGGAAGCTGTAAATCACTGGGCGCTATCAAGAGAAGAGTTAAAAAGCTTTATCAACGAAAAAGATATGGCGTCCCGCGTCTTTGTTCCAGATGATGGCGAGGTTTATACTTTTTAAGAGAGAAGATGAGACAAAAGTATTTAAGTTGAGGAAAGGTCCGAACGAGTTTGATTCTTGGGTGAGAATTAAACTCGTTCGGATTTTTTCATTGATGTAGTTATGTCTCCCTCTCTCTTTTATAGCTCTTTAATTTATCAAGTAGTAGTCGTAGTAGCAACTGCTGAAGTGCTCGCAATAACCGCTAGCATAGCTGCTTGCTGAGCTTGAATAATGGTTTCAATCGTTGTATAGATGCCCGTTTCGACCACTCTAGAATCCTTCAGTTTTTCACTGATAACCAAATTAACCCCCAGCATAACATTGATGTCTTTCTGCCATTTAAAAAGCTTGTCTGCGTTTAGCTGTTTCACTACTTCATGGATAAGTTCAATTTCAGTTTCTGGTTTTTCAAACAGTGCTAATAAGCCAATGACCGGGTAGTGCATCGCTTTTACTTTCATACCTGCCGATTCACAGGCTTCTTTTACTGATACGCATCTTTCAATAAGTGTATCTGCATCTAAATTTTTATCGATTGAGAGAATATGACTTAAAAATTGAAGGTCATTTCCTTTTTTAAATCCATGCTGCGCCAATGTTGTATAGAAGTGTTCAATTTCATGCATGAGATCATCAGTAGACTCGCTCGTTTCAGCTAATAGAACGGCAAGAGGTACATCGCCGCTTGAAGTAAGGAAAAGATGCTTCTTTTTCATGCCTTGATAAATTTCTGCGGATCTTCGGACCATTTCTTTATGACTTCGGCTTGACTCATTCGACAGCATAGCCGAAGCCGCAATGTACGTAAACGCGCCTCTCGTAAATCCGCCTTGTATCAATTGATCATATACGTCAAGAAACTCATGAAACGTTTCTTTTGGATTCTCATAGCGAGTATCAAGCATAGCTGCTATTGTAAAACGCTGTGATGATTTTAACGTAGAAAACATCCCTACTTGATTTTTGATATAGTCGCTTAACTCGAGGTAATCCTGAAGCTTGAGCGGTTTACCTTTCACTGCATACATAGAAGCGATAGCCATAAACTGCTTGTGATCTGCCGCTTTCCATTTGAGCTCATTTTTTAAGCTGATATAAAAATCTCTATACTGATTTATTTTTTGTTGAATATTCCCTGGCACCATCTCAACACGTCCTTTATTAGGTGTTAGCTTATATACGTAACACTTCAACAAAAGTTTCAATATTTGGTAAATATTCTGCGCATTTATTGCAAAAAAAAGACCTCGGAATATTCCGAGGTCTTTTTTTGTTCAGTTCTATTTATTAACCTCTTCCCGCTTGGAAAGAAGGATATTTTGTCATACCGCCATCCGCAAATAATGTAATACCTGTTACATAGCTTGCTTGTGATGATGCTAAGAATGCTGCAACTGACGCGATTTCTTCCGGGTTACCGATGTAGCCCATTGGAATCATACTTTCTACGTCTGCACGCTGTTCTGGATCAGCGAATTTTTCAGCGTTAATTGGTGTATCAATTGCCCCAGGTCCAATGTTATTCACGCGGATTCCTTTTGGTGCATATTCAAGAGCCAATGTTTCCGTCATTAGCTTCATGCCGCCTTTACTTGCTGCATAGTGAACAAATAATGGCCAAGGAATCATTTCGTGAACGCTAGACATGTTAATAACGTTTCCTTTGATATCATTTTCAACAAAATATTTAATCGCTTCGCGGCTGCCTAAAAACGCGCCCGTTAAGTTTGTGTCGATTACTTGATTCCAGTTTTCTAATGATAATTCATGAGAAGGAACCGGGTTTTCAACACCAGCATTATTAATCATAACGTCTAATGTGCCAAATTCTTTAACAGCTGTCTCTACAAGGTTCACAACGTCTTCTTCTTTTGTTACGTCGCCTCGAACAATAATTGCTTGACCGCCAGCTTGTTCAATTTCTTTTTTCACTTCTAGCGCTTCGTCTTCATTGCTGCGGTAGTTTACAACTACTTTTGACTGCTCTTGACCAAAACGAACGGCCATTGCGCGACCCAATCCTTTTGATCCACCTGTTACAACTACTACTTTACCTTTTAAATCTGTATACATCTTGAAGTCCTCCTACTTTTCCTGCGTGATATGTCTTGTTATACTGTATTAATTATAGATACAGTTTAAGTTTTAAAAAGAGAATAAACATTTTTCTATCTCTTCTTTCTCAAACTGTCATTCATTTAAAAAGTAACAAATTCACTTTTGTTTCTTTTCGTTACTTATCGTAACCAAGAGAAATAAAGTAGTCAAACTTTTTGTTTGATCATTTTTATCATTTCTTTTTTCCTTACTCTCTTTATAGTTGTTTGTTCACTGGAGAATGATTCTTCACACTTCCAATTCACACCACTTCAAAAGTTTAAACTTTTTCCCTTGCAATTCTTAAATCAATGTATTATATTGTTGATGTATCAATTATTGATATGTCAAACAATTGTCCACAATCAAAAATATGGAAATGACAATAAATATGTTTAACGCCTAAAAAGAAAGGAATAATGACTATGACTACAAAAGACTTTAACGAAATTGCTTTAAAACGTCGTTCAATTAAAAAATATGATCCTTCAATAAAAATTAGCCGTGAGGAAATGGAGGAAATTCTTACAGAAGCTATGCGCGCTCCTTCTTCTGTTAATATGCAGCCGTGGCGCTTTGTTGTAATTGAAACGCCGGAAGGAAAAGAAAAGCTAGCTGAACTTGCGAAATTTAACAGTGAACAAGTTCATACATCTTCAGCTGTTATTGCCGTGTTTGGTGATATGAATAACGTTGAATATGCAGATGAGATTTTCGGCAAGGCCGTAGAGCTTGGCTATATGCCTCAAGACATTAAAGAACAGCAGCTAAATTTCTTTAAGCCGATTTACGAAAACATGCCAAAAGCAGATATGAAAGACATCGTGCTGATCGATTCAGGTCTTGTATCTATGCAGCTTATGCTTGTTGCTCGTGCTCACGGGTATGATACAAATCCAATTGGCGGATACGAAAAACACTTAATTGCAGAAGCATTCGGTCTAGATAAAGAACGTTATCTTCCAATTATGCTTATCTCAATCGGAAAAGCAGCAAGCGAAGGCCATGCTTCTTACCGTTTACCGGTCAATACGGTTACGACTTGGAAATAAGCAGCTAGTTCTATTCAATAAGTAAAGAGCTAAAAATGTGAAGTAAAAGGAGACTTTCTGATGAATAACTATCAAGAACTTACAAAAAAACAGCTTTCATTCTTCAACAGCGGTAAAACAAAAGACGTTGCGTTCCGTATCGAAACGCTAAAAAAATTAAGAGAACTTGTGGTGCGTCATGAAGAGGACATTTTAAAAGCAGTAAAAGCTGACCTTAACAAACCAGAAATGGAAGCAAAACGTGCAGAAGTTGGTCTTGTGCTAAGCGAAATCGACTTTGCAGTTGAGAATCTTGCAGAATGGGCATCGCCAAAAGAAGTAGAAACACCATCTACTCACGCTGGAGCAAAAAGCTACATTTATCAAGATCCATACGGTTTAGCTCTAGTGATTGCACCTTGGAACTATCCGTTCCAACTTGCTGTCTCACCGGTAGTAGGCGCGATTGCTGCAGGTAACTGCGTGGTGTTAAAACCTTCTGAATTAACACCTCATACGTCAAGCCTTCTTGCTAAGATGTTTAATGAAAACTTTCCTGAAGAATACTTGACTGTAGTCGAAGGTGAAGTGGAAACAAGCACGGCTTTACTAAAAGAAAACTTTGATTACATCTTCTTTACAGGAAGTACAATGGTCGGCAAAATTGTAGCAGAAGCTGCAGCTAAACATTTAACGCCTGTTACGCTAGAACTAGGCGGAAAAAGTCCTACAATTGTACACGAAGATGCTAATATTGAAGAAGCAGCTAAACGCATTGCGCGTGGTAAATTTGCAAATGCTGGTCAAACTTGCGTAGCGCCAGACTACATTCTTGTTCAGCGAAATGTAAAAGACGAGCTGCTAGCTAACCTAAAAGCAGTCGTAACAAACACATACGGTGAAGATGTTTCACAAAACCTAGACTTCCCTCACGTAGTGAGCGAAAAGCATTTTGATCGTCTTAGCAGCTTCTTAACAAACGGAGATATCGTTTTTGGAGGCAAAACGGATCGTTCTCGTCTGTTTATTGAACCAACTGTTCTTGACAACATCTCATGGGAAGATGATGTGATGCAAGATGAAATCTTTGGACCAATTCTTCCAGTCATCGTATACGATGAAATCTCAGAAGTAATCCAAGCAATCGTCAAACGTCCAAAACCATTAGCACTTTATCTTTTCTCTGAAGATGAAGCTGTTCAAGATCACATTTTAAACAGCGTGTCATTTGGCGGCGGTTCTATTAACGATACAATTAACCATATGACATCTCACTACCTTCCATTTGGCGGCGTTGGTGACAGCGGAATGGGTGCGTATCACGGAAAAGCAAGCTTTGATACATTTTCACATGCTAAAAGCATCTTAAAACGTTCAAATAAATAAAGAAAAAGCCGAAGTCAGCGTCTGACTTCGGCTTTTTTTATTCTTTCATTTGTTTGGCGATTTGTTCATACTGCTCTTCTTTTTTTGTGGAAACCGCTAAATCGCAAAGAATATGTAAAAAATATTTTTTATCTTGAACAAATAAATACTCTTCTTCAAAGCCTTTAGAAATGTAGACGGCGAACTCCCAGATGTCGTCATAATAAGCTGGCCCAATGGCCTCAGCGAGATTTCCAAGCGTTTTGAGCAGCTCCATCGTAATGATAATATTCCGTCTCGCATAGTGCCGGATATTCGCAAATCCATCATATAAAAAGTCCTCAAACTTTTTGTCAGGGATCACCATTCGTATCACGCCTTTATCATCAACTAAGTAAGAAGAAAATTGACTCGCGGCACAAATTTCCCGAAGAATATCGCTAATTTGGTGAATGGAGTTAACTGCCGTTTTGAAGTCATCATTTCCTAGTGATTTAATCGCCATCTCCACAAACTTGGTAATAATATACGTCGTGTCTTGAATATCAGTCTGGGATTTCCCTACATGGATATATTGGTGAAAGACGGTGCAATCCATTTCATCGTGCTCTGTCGAATCTCTATGCCAATAATAAAACAATACGGTTCCGCTGAGCACATAATCCCCTACTTCACGCTCCATTTTTATCACTAAATTATGCTCTTTGGCACAGTGAATCAATTGGCTGTAGTTCAACGTTTGAATATAGCCAGATGTTTGAATACATACCGGCTTTTTCTCTCCTTCTGGAAAGGAAAATTGTTCGCTATGACTAGACTGCGTTCGATGAATCTCCAGTTCCTCGCGAATCGTTGTCTTAATCGCTTTTATGGACGCTGTTTTCATCGATTGAGTCATATGATTTACTTGCAGCCACTTAACAGAATGATTAATGAAGTAGACAAACGTGCCCGCACTAAAAACAGAAAGGGCTGTCGTCACAAAGGGAATCGCAAAATATCCGTCTACTTGAGAGCTGTTTAAAAATAGAAAGACAAAAAGTGTATACAAAAAACTCCCTATAAAAATACCTAAAATTCGCTGAGTAGACTTAGAAGAAGCAAAGTTTTTTAACACGCGAGGAGAAAACTGAGCTGCAAATGATGTAAACACAACAAGCATTAAATTAAAGGTAAATGTGGTAATCGATAAAATCCCGGGCATAATCGTACTCACTAACGTATTCGTTAAATCCATGTTGATTGAAAAAAATGAAGGGACCTTCTCTCCTACTTTGCAATAATAGTCAAGAAACAGCGTCAGTGCAGCTAAAAGAACAGAAAAGAAAGCATAAATTAAGGGACTAAACCAGATTTGACTAGTTAACTCATCTTTAAACGCGCGAGGAGAAAGCTGTTTCCTTGCAGCTATCCATCTAAATGTATTCATATAAAACCTTCCTTTTTATTTGTAAATCTCTAACTTTTTTCTTAGTTCCCTTAATTTTTCTAATTATGCTTATACAATGGAAAAAATCTATTTTTTAAGATATAGGCACACAACGCAAAAAAGAGGTTGAGATACCCCTAATTATTTCATCTAAATGAGTACAAATAGAATACATGAGCTGAACCGCTCATGACGCGGCCGGTGAGCCTTTCCCCGCAGGAGTCTTCGCCTCGCCCTCCAATCAACTGCTAGAAGGAACTGAATGAAGATATGAAAGCTATGTTCACCATACAAACAAAAAATCCGAACGCGTTGGATTCTCAATCAAGAATCCATCTCGTTCGGATTTTCTTTCAACTAACCTAATTTTATCTCAGCCTCTTTTAACTCTTATCTTTTTACCAGCCTCGGCTCGCTCCGCCACCTCCGCCGCCTCTTCCTCCAAACATGACAAGGAAGTTTAGCAGAAATTGAGTGATGGCTCCTTTAAAAAAGACAAAGTCAAGGATAAGCAAGCCCACAACAACAGCTGCAATCAGCAGCGTTTGAAGGGGTGTGAAATGAACACCGCTATCAGAAGGAGGAGCTGCTTTTGGCACTTTTTGTTCAAAATCTGTTCCTAAATCATACTCTTTTACGACTTGGTTATAAACAGCTT
The genomic region above belongs to Priestia megaterium and contains:
- a CDS encoding nitroreductase family protein, with protein sequence MTTKDFNEIALKRRSIKKYDPSIKISREEMEEILTEAMRAPSSVNMQPWRFVVIETPEGKEKLAELAKFNSEQVHTSSAVIAVFGDMNNVEYADEIFGKAVELGYMPQDIKEQQLNFFKPIYENMPKADMKDIVLIDSGLVSMQLMLVARAHGYDTNPIGGYEKHLIAEAFGLDKERYLPIMLISIGKAASEGHASYRLPVNTVTTWK
- a CDS encoding aldehyde dehydrogenase, with the protein product MNNYQELTKKQLSFFNSGKTKDVAFRIETLKKLRELVVRHEEDILKAVKADLNKPEMEAKRAEVGLVLSEIDFAVENLAEWASPKEVETPSTHAGAKSYIYQDPYGLALVIAPWNYPFQLAVSPVVGAIAAGNCVVLKPSELTPHTSSLLAKMFNENFPEEYLTVVEGEVETSTALLKENFDYIFFTGSTMVGKIVAEAAAKHLTPVTLELGGKSPTIVHEDANIEEAAKRIARGKFANAGQTCVAPDYILVQRNVKDELLANLKAVVTNTYGEDVSQNLDFPHVVSEKHFDRLSSFLTNGDIVFGGKTDRSRLFIEPTVLDNISWEDDVMQDEIFGPILPVIVYDEISEVIQAIVKRPKPLALYLFSEDEAVQDHILNSVSFGGGSINDTINHMTSHYLPFGGVGDSGMGAYHGKASFDTFSHAKSILKRSNK
- a CDS encoding MBL fold metallo-hydrolase codes for the protein MKITHIRNATLLVEYGGKTFLIDPMLAKKGTYPPFPNSIRQDQNNPLVSLPLSVEEIIEGIDAVILTHLHLDHFDDAAKQALPNDIKMFVQNEEDAAVVRADGFKNVEVLTKNTVFEGIQLSKTKGEHGRGEILKRTGLVCGVVFKHKSKKTLYVAGDTVWYSAVEEEINTHQPDVIIVNGGDNQFLEGGSLVMGKEDIYEVHKVAPHATILSVHMEAVNHWALSREELKSFINEKDMASRVFVPDDGEVYTF
- a CDS encoding VOC family protein: MIKKMEHTAIIVGNMDETIHYYCDMFGFKVRLQGSTEKREMAFLYLEEQPGIEIELIRDIDPIGEYNKSGIVNHLAFTVEDINKAIQHYKSKGIEFLSSEPQPTLEGGRMILFHGPNEELLQLVERVKL
- a CDS encoding DUF4003 family protein, whose product is MVPGNIQQKINQYRDFYISLKNELKWKAADHKQFMAIASMYAVKGKPLKLQDYLELSDYIKNQVGMFSTLKSSQRFTIAAMLDTRYENPKETFHEFLDVYDQLIQGGFTRGAFTYIAASAMLSNESSRSHKEMVRRSAEIYQGMKKKHLFLTSSGDVPLAVLLAETSESTDDLMHEIEHFYTTLAQHGFKKGNDLQFLSHILSIDKNLDADTLIERCVSVKEACESAGMKVKAMHYPVIGLLALFEKPETEIELIHEVVKQLNADKLFKWQKDINVMLGVNLVISEKLKDSRVVETGIYTTIETIIQAQQAAMLAVIASTSAVATTTTT
- the gdh gene encoding glucose 1-dehydrogenase, whose translation is MYTDLKGKVVVVTGGSKGLGRAMAVRFGQEQSKVVVNYRSNEDEALEVKKEIEQAGGQAIIVRGDVTKEEDVVNLVETAVKEFGTLDVMINNAGVENPVPSHELSLENWNQVIDTNLTGAFLGSREAIKYFVENDIKGNVINMSSVHEMIPWPLFVHYAASKGGMKLMTETLALEYAPKGIRVNNIGPGAIDTPINAEKFADPEQRADVESMIPMGYIGNPEEIASVAAFLASSQASYVTGITLFADGGMTKYPSFQAGRG
- a CDS encoding histidinol-phosphatase, with the translated sequence MNAELKFDFHTHHDRCGHARGTIRDYIEASIDKGLDIIGISDHSPYFASEEDQPFPHIAMGKSAFSGYVAEILKLKEEYKQKIEVLLGVESDFFPEHAEIYQSYYKKYPFDYIIGSVHQVDEISIFHKTRWEGLSQKEKQRTKETYYQLIEESARSRMFQILGHIDAMKGFYPSFSSIETAVIDQTLKVISAHNIAIEVNTSGKTKDCGGWYPADDILERALHYGVHITFGSDAHDLERIGDDFELVKKRLKEIGFTDWVFFRQKKMQMTPL
- a CDS encoding histidine kinase N-terminal 7TM domain-containing diguanylate cyclase, coding for MNLDLTAYITLICTSGVLNLYLCFYVFIKRHHYANIAHLFILHTGFTTIYCMGAAFSLLSVNLGEMKFWTAIQYVGMPFSPPAGLLFVMQYVGIKVRKKHIFTLFIIPFISLIMVATNDWHHLHYRVFEIDPVLGAPYVHQEIGPWYTIHGMFIFSSMFVAFLLAVYRWKETAKAYRLQLISLMVGQLVPIVTAFIYLMGFTPQGIDPVPMVLWVSSFLYLWSINSSRMFTVMPVAKDAIFNSINDGVIVLDESYRLIEFNLASKNMFPQLKKSMLGKHFADIWGTLSGSSFPFAFENKNSSQELQLFSEDQSPYTYQVRTSPLQYANNSHGLLLIFTDITELKRLQLKLENQAYYDELTQIYNRRAFFQHSKQAFDEVKKSASSFTLFLLDIDYFKKVNDTYGHYTGDQVLVHVVKACQSVLSQGALFARYGGEEFVLALKGYTLSQGETLAEQIRRHVETHPLLINEETISVTLSLGVAQAEKQENETLDELLNKADIALYAAKQNGRNQVRVYEEKKEILKRT
- a CDS encoding LysR family transcriptional regulator translates to MEIRQFTTFRTIIDVGSYTNAALKLGYTQSTITSHIKALEREVGGELFTYTKRELKLTALGKELIPLTDELLYTYKRISHLKTHNKVSGELKIAAPESLTISRLGPILKKYSTKYPDVKVILSNGTCGQNQTDLMSGDVDVAFMVWPKLEADNFIHHELHKEEIVLITSPDKNQHFDDYKTDRTTDFFITNEEGCSYRSMFEKYLAAHKLPKFQTMELWSLEAIKQSVMSGLGFSVLPYITVKNEVEKGLLNILEHNEQFVPFYSHLLVKSKKWQSPAVEKFIELTLESV